One genomic region from Rattus norvegicus strain BN/NHsdMcwi chromosome 10, GRCr8, whole genome shotgun sequence encodes:
- the Myh4 gene encoding myosin-4 (The RefSeq protein has 1 substitution compared to this genomic sequence) — MSSDAEMAVFGEAAPYLRKSEKERIEAQNKPFDAKSSVFVVDAKESYVKATVQSREGGKVTAKTEGGATVTVKEDQVFSMNPPKYDKIEDMAMMTHLHEPAVLYNLKERYAAWMIYTYSGLFCVTVNPYKWLPVYNPEVVAAYRGKKRQEAPPHIFSISDNAYQFMLTDRENQSILITGESGAGKTVNTKRVIQYFATIAVTGDKKKEEAPSGKMQGTLEDQIISANPLLEAFGNAKTVRNDNSSRFGKFIRIHFGATGKLASADIETYLLEKSRVTFQLKAERSYHIFYQVMSNKKPELIEMLLITTNPYDFAYVSQGEITVPSIDDQEELMATDTAVDILGFTADEKVAIYKLTGAVMHYGNMKFKQKQREEQAEPDGTEVADKAAYLTSLNSADLLKALCYPRVKVGNEYVTKGQTVQQVYNSVGALAKAMYEKMFLWMVTRINQQLDTKQPRQYFIGVLDIAGFEIFDFNTLEQLCINFTNEKLQQFFNHHMFVLEQEEYKKEGIEWEFIDFGMDLAACIELIEKPMGIFSILEEECMFPKATDTSFKNKLYEQHLGKSNNFQKPKPAKGKAEAHFSLVHYAGTVDYNIIGWLDKNKDPLNETVVGLYQKSGLKTLAFLFSGGQAAEAEGGGGKKGGKKKGSSFQTVSALFRENLNKLMTNLKSTHPHFVRCLIPNETKTPGAMEHELVLHQLRCNGVLEGIRICRKGFPSRILYADFKQRYKVLNASAIPEGQFIDSKKASEKLLGSIDIDHTQYKFGHTKVFFKAGLLGTLEEMRDEKLAQLITRTQAVCRGYLMRVEFRKMMERRESIFCIQYNVRAFMNVKHWPWMKLYFKIKPLLKSAETEKEMATMKEDFEKAKEDLAKSEAKRKELEEKMVALMQEKNDLQLQVQAEADGLADAEERCDQLIKTKIQLEAKIKELTERAEDEEEINAELTAKKRKLEDECSELKKDIDDLELTLAKVEKEKHATENKVKNLTEEMAGLDENIVKLTKEKKALQEAHQQTLDDLQAEEDKVNTLTKAKTKLEQQVDDLEGSLEQEKKLRMDLERAKRKLEGDLKLAQESTMDIENDKQQLDEKLKKKEFEMSNLQSKIEDEQALGMQLQKKIKELQARIEELEEEIEAERASRAKAEKQRSDLSRELEEISERLEEAGGATSAQIEMNKKREAEFQKMRRDLEEATLQHEATAAALRKKHADSVAELGEQIDNLQRVKQKLEKEKSELKMEIDDLASNMETVSKAKGNLEKMCRTLEDQLSEVKTKEEEQQRLINELSAQKARLHTESGEFSRQLDEKDAMVSQLSRGKQAFTQQIEELKRQLEEESKAKNALAHALQSARHDCDLLREQYEEEQEAKAELQRAMSKANSEVAQWRTKYETDAIQRTEELEEAKKKLAQRLQDAEEHVEAVNSKCASLEKTKQRLQNEVEDLMIDVERSNAACAALDKKQRNFDKVLAEWKQKYEETQAELEASQKESRSLSTELFKVKNAYEESLDQLETLKRENKNLQQEISDLTEQIAEGGKHIHELEKIKKQIDQEKSELQASLEEAEASLEHEEGKILRIQLELNQVKSEIDRKIAEKDEEIDQLKRNHLRVVESMQSTLDAEIRSRNDALRIKKKMEGDLNEMEIQLNHANRQAAEAIRNLRNTQGMLKDTQLHLDDALRGQDDLKEQLAMVERRANLMQAEIEELRASLEQTERSRRVAEQELLDASERVQLLHTQNTSLINTKKKLETDISQIQGEMEDIVQEARNAEEKAKKAITDAAMMAEELKKEQDTSAHLERMKKNMEQTVKDLQHRLDEAEQLALKGGKKQIQKLEARVRELENEVENEQKRNIEAVKGLRKHERRVKELTYQTEEDRKNVLRLQDLVDKLQTKVKAYKRQAEEAEEQSNVNLAKFRKIQHELEEAEERADIAESQVNKLRVKSREVHTKVISEE; from the exons ATGAGTTCCGACGCCGAGATGGCCGTTTTTGGGGAGGCTGCTCCTTACCTCCGGAAGTCTGAAAAGGAGCGAATCGAGGCTCAGAACAAGCCTTTTGATGCCAAGTCATCAGTGTTTGTGGTGGATGCTAAGGAGTCCTATGTGAAAGCAACCGTGCAGAGcagggaaggggggaaggtgACGGCCAAGACCGAAGGTGGAGCT ACTGTCACAGTTAAAGAAGATCAAGTCTTCTCCATGAACCCTCCCAAGTACGACAAGATCGAGGACATGGCCATGATGACCCACCTCCACGAGCCCGCTGTGCTGTACAACCTCAAAGAGCGTTATGCAGCCTGGATGATCTAC ACTTATTCGGGGCTCTTCTGTGTCACTGTCAACCCCTACAAGTGGTTGCCGGTGTACAACCCCGAGGTGGTGGCAGCTTACCGAGGCAAAAAGCGACAGGAGGCCCCGCCCCACATCTTCTCCATCTCTGATAATGCCTACCAGTTCATGCTGACGG ATCGTGAGAACCAGTCCATCCTGATTAC TGGAGAATCCGGGGCCGGGAAGACTGTGAACACGAAGCGTGTCATCCAGTACTTTGCAACAATTGCAGTCACCGGggacaagaagaaggaggaagcacCTTCTGGCAAAATGCAG GGGACCCTTGAAGATCAAATCATCAGTGCCAACCCTCTGCTGGAGGCCTTTGGCAATGCCAAGACTGTGAGGAACGACAACTCCTCCCGCTTC GGTAAATTCATCAGAATCCATTTCGGTGCCACAGGCAAACTGGCCTCCGCAGATATCGAAACCT ATCTGCTAGAGAAGTCCAGAGTCACCTTCCAGCTCAAGGCTGAAAGAAGCTATCACATCTTCTACCAAGTCATGTCCAATAAGAAACCAGAGCTTATCg AGATGCTCCTGATCACCACCAACCCATATGACTTTGCTTACGTCAGTCAAGGTGAAATCACAGTGCCCAGCATTGATGACCAGGAAGAGTTGATGGCCACAGAC ACTGCCGTGGACATCCTGGGGTTCACTGCAGATGAAAAAGTGGCCATTTACAAGCTCACTGGTGCTGTGATGCACTATGGGAACATGAAATTCAAGCAAAAGCAAAGGGAAGAGCAGGCTGAGCCAGACGGCACTGAAG TGGCTGACAAGGCTGCCTATCTGACAAGTCTGAACTCTGCTGACCTGCTCAAAGCCCTCTGCTACCCCAGGGTCAAGGTCGGCAATGAGTACGTCACCAAAGGCCAGACAGTGCAGCAG GTGTACAACTCTGTGGGCGCCCTGGCCAAGGCCATGTACGAGAAGATGTTCCTGTGGATGGTCACCCGCATCAACCAGCAGCTGGACACCAAGCAGCCCAGGCAGTACTTCATCGGGGTCTTGGACATCGCTGGCTTTGAGATCTTTGAC TTCAACACCTTGGAGCAGCTGTGTATCAACTTCACCAACGAGAAACTGCAACAGTTTTTCAACCACCACATGTTCGTGCTGGAGCAGGAGGAGTACAAGAAGGAAGGCATTGAGTGGGAGTTCATCGACTTCGGGATGGACTTGGCAGCCTGCATTGAGCTCATTGAGAAG CCGATGGGCATCTTCTCCATCCTGGAAGAGGAGTGCATGTTCCCCAAGGCGACAGACACCTCCTTCAAGAACAAACTGTATGAGCAGCATCTTGGGAAGTCCAACAACTTCCAGAAGCCCAAACCTGCCAAAGGCAAGGCCGAGGCCCACTTCTCCCTGGTGCACTATGCAGGCACCGTGGACTACAACATTATTGGGTGGCTGGACAAGAACAAGGACCCCCTGAATGAGACCGTGGTGGGGCTGTACCAGAAGTCCGGGTTGAAGACTCTGGCTTTCCTATTTTCTGGGGGACAAGCTGCTGAAGCag AGGGTGGCGGCGGAAAGAAAGGTGGCAAGAAGAAGGGTTCTTCTTTCCAGACCGTGTCAGCTCTTTTCAGG GAGAATTTAAATAAGCTGATGACCAACTTGAAGAGCACCCACCCCCACTTTGTCCGATGCCTCATTCCCAATGAGACTAAGACTCCTG GTGCCATGGAGCACGAACTGGTCCTGCACCAGCTGAGGTGCAACGGGGTGCTGGAAGGCATCCGCATCTGCAGGAAGGGGTTCCCCAGCAGGATCCTCTACGCAGACTTCAAGCAGAG ATACAAAGTTCTCAATGCAAGTGCTATCCCGGAAGGTCAGTTCATTGATAGCAAGAAGGCCTCTGAGAAGCTTCTAGGTTCCATTGACATCGACCATACCCAGTACAAATTCGGTCACACGAAG GTTTTCTTTAAAGCTGGCCTGCTGGGAACTCTAGAGGAGATGCGAGATGAAAAGCTGGCTCAGCTCATCACGCGCACTCAAGCCGTGTGCAGAGGGTACCTGATGAGGGTGGAGTTCAGAAAGATGATGGAGAGGAG aGAGTCCATCTTCTGCATCCAGTACAACGTCCGCGCCTTCATGAACGTCAAGCACTGGCCCTGGATGAAGCTGTATTTCAAGATCAAACCCCTGCTGAAGAGTGCAGAGACTGAGAAGGAGATGGCCACCATGAAGGAAGATTTTGAGAAGGCCAAGGAGGATCTGGCAAAGTCAGAGGCAAAAAGGAAAGAACTAGAAGAAAAGATGGTGGCTCTGATGCAAGAGAAAAATGATCTGCAGCTCCAGGTTCAAGCT GAAGCAGATGGCTTAGCTGATGCAGAGGAAAGATGCGACCAGCTGATCAAAACTAAAATCCAACTGGAGGCCAAAATCAAAGAGTTGACTGAGAGGgctgaggatgaggaagagatcAATGCCGAGCTCACCGCCaagaagaggaagctggaggacgaGTGCTCAGAGCTGAAGAAAGACATCGATGACCTTGAGCTGACACTGGCCAAGGTTGAGAAGGAGAAGCACGCCACGGAGAACAAG GTGAAAAACCTCACAGAAGAGATGGCAGGCTTGGATGAAAATATTGCTAAGCTGACCAAGGAGAAGAAGGCCCTGCAGGAGGCCCACCAGCAGACCCTGGATGACCTGCAGGCAGAGGAGGACAAAGTCAACACCCTGACCAAAGCCAAAACCAAGCTCGAACAGCAAGTGGATGAC CTTGAAGGATCACTGGAACAGGAAAAGAAGCTGAGGATGGACTTAGAAAGagccaagaggaaactggaggGGGACCTGAAACTGGCCCAAGAGTCCACAATGGACATAGAAAATGACAAACAGCAGCTCGATGAGAAACTCAAAAA GAAAGAGTTTGAAATGAGCAACCTGCAGAGCAAGATTGAGGATGAACAGGCCCTCGGCATGCAGCTGCAGAAGAAGATCAAAGAGTTGCAG GCCCGCAttgaggagctggaggaggaaatCGAGGCAGAGCGGGCCTCCAGGGCCAAAGCAGAGAAGCAGCGCTCTGACCTCTCCCGGGAACTGGAGGAGATCAGCGAGCGGCTGGAAGAAGCCGGCGGGGCCACTTCAGCCCAGATCGAGATGAACAAGAAGAGAGAGGCCGAGTTCCAGAAAATGCGCAGGGACTTGGAGGAGGCCACCCTGCAGCACGAAGCCACAGCAGCCGCTCTTCGGAAGAAGCACGCGGACAGCGTGGCTGAGCTCGGGGAGCAGATCGACAACCTGCAGCGGGTGAAGCAGAagctggagaaggagaagagTGAGCTGAAGATGGAGATCGACGACCTCGCTAGCAACATGGAGACTGTCTCCAAAGCCAAG GGGAACCTTGAGAAGATGTGCCGCACCCTGGAGGACCAACTGAGTGAAGTGAAAaccaaggaggaggagcagcagcgcCTGATCAATGAGCTGTCAGCCCAGAAGGCACGCTTACACACAGAGTCAG GTGAGTTTTCCCGACAGCTGGATGAGAAAGATGCTATGGTTTCTCAGCTCTCCCGAGGCAAACAAGCGTTTACACAACAGATTGAGGAGCTAAAGAGGCAGCTAGAAGAAGAGTCCAAG GCCAAGAACGCGCTGGCCCACGCCCTGCAGTCCGCTCGCCACGACTGTGACCTTCTGCGGGAGCAGtatgaggaggagcaggaagccaAGGCCGAGCTGCAGAGGGCCATGTCCAAGGCCAACAGCGAGGTGGCCCAGTGGAGGACGAAATATGAGACGGATGCCATCCAGCGCacggaggagctggaggaggccaA GAAGAAGCTGGCTCAGCGTCTGCAGGATGCTGAGGAGCACGTAGAAGCTGTGAATTCCAAGTGTGCTTCTCTTGAAAAGACGAAGCAGCGGCTGCAGAATGAGGTGGAGGACCTCATGATTGACGTGGAGAGGTCCAACGCTGCCTGCGCTGCGCTTGATAAGAAGCAGAGGAACTTTGACAAG GTCCTGGCAGAATGGAAACAGAAGTATGAGGAAACTCAGGCTGAGCTCGAAGCCTCCCAGAAGGAGTCCCGTTCTCTCAGCACGGAGCTGTTCAAGGTGAAGAACGCCTATGAGGAGTCTCTGGATCAACTGGAGACGctaaagagagagaacaagaatcTACAGC AGGAGATTTCTGACCTGACCGAGCAGATCGCAGAGGGAGGGAAGCATATCCACGAGCTGGAGAAAATCAAGAAGCAAATTGACCAGGAAAAGAGTGAATTACAGGCGTCTCTGGAGGAAGCGGAG GCCTCCCTTGAGCATGAAGAAGGTAAAATCCTACGCATCCAGCTGGAGTTGAACCAGGTGAAATCCGAGATTGACCGCAAAATTGCTGAAAAAGACGAAGAAATCGATCAGCTGAAGAGAAACCACCTCAGAGTAGTGGAGTCCATGCAAAGCACACTGGACGCTGAGATCCGCAGCAGAAACGATGCTCTGAGGATTAAGAAGAAGATGGAGGGCGACCTCAATGAAATGGAAATCCAGTTGAACCATGCCAACCGCCAGGCTGCAGAGGCCATCAGGAACCTTAGGAACACACAGGGAATGCTCAAG GACACGCAGCTGCACCTGGACGATGCTCTCAGAGGCCAGGATGACTTGAAAGAGCAGCTGGCCATGGTTGAGCGCAGGGCAAACCTGATGCAGGCTGAGATCGAGGAACTCAGGGCATCCCTGGAACAGACAGAGAGGAGCAGGAGAGTGGCTGAGCAAGAGCTACTGGATGCCAGTGAGCGTGTGCAGCTCCTGCACACCCAG AACACCAGCCTCATCAACAccaagaagaagctggagacagACATTTCCCAGATCCAGGGAGAGATGGAGGACATCGTCCAGGAAGCCCGCAATGCAGAAGAGAAGGCCAAGAAAGCCATCACTGAC GCCGCCATGATGGCGGAGGAGCTGAAGAAGGAGCAGGACACCAGCGCCCACCTGGAGCGGATGAAGAAGAACATGGAGCAGACGGTGAAGGACCTGCAGCACCGTCTGGACGAGGCTGAGCAGCTGGCGCTGAAGGGCGGCAAGAAGCAGATCCAGAAACTGGAGGCCAGA GTGAGGGAGCTTGAAAACGAGGTGGAAAATGAACAGAAGCGCAACATTGAAGCTGTCAAGGGTCTTCGCAAGCATGAGAGAAGAGTAAAGGAACTCACCTACCAG ACCGAGGAGGACCGCAAGAACGTGCTGAGGCTGCAGGACCTAGTGGATAAATTACAGACTAAAGTGAAAGCCTACAAGAGACAAGCAGAGGAGGCT GAGGAACAATCCAACGTCAACCTGGCCAAGTTCCGCAAGATCCAGCACGAGCTGGAGGAAGCCGAGGAGCGGGCCGACATCGCCGAGTCCCAGGTCAACAAGCTGCGGGTGAAGAGCCGAGAGGTTCACACCAAAGTCATAAGCGAAGAATAG